One genomic segment of Chitinophaga sancti includes these proteins:
- a CDS encoding SusC/RagA family TonB-linked outer membrane protein has product MQFVAYYEALCEPGPWTKIFRTMRFIAYLMFVCCLHVSAKSVSQSITFSGRNVPMKTVLDAIEKQTGYVCFSNGSVLAHAKPVNVDATHLDLSVFLDLVLHDQPLEYTIESKTIIIRKKTTLPYVLPVMDAQPLTIKVTGIITDDKGVALPGVSVRVKNSKDGTVTDAHGVYSLENVDENALLVFTFIGYTTQEIPVRGKRIISISLTRALNKLDETVVQAYGATSKRYNTGNIDKVSAEELMLQPVENPLAALEGRVPGMIVTQSSGIPGSTFKVEIRGRMAFDKNLSDDQPLFIVDGVPMAANNSKINKLTSAAGVLLNSGISPFNSINMNDIASIEVLKDADATAIYGSRGANGVILITTKRGKPGKTRLNVSLSHGISKVTRTVPMMNTQEYLQMRREAFTNSNTTMTAANAYDLLAYDTTRYTDLTKLFIGNTATTTDAQASITGGTVNTQYILGTGYHYQTTVYPGDSHEQRGSMHIGITSKSDDKRFNLNFSGGYSVDQNNIPATDISSVMQLPPNFQIYDSLGNYAWNEGGITAKDNPLALYLNQNYRITTSNLQGNLLLGYRILPNLELRTSLGYNSTIADEQKKMPRAAQNPSKGSATGSLQLGNNQFKSWIVEPQIEYNTHISKGKLTLLGGATFNAIRNNSLMIIATGYTSDELLGTLAAAGTNSISTTNSNNDYRYQAFFARANYNYGNRYLVNITGRRDGSSRFGPQYRFSNFGSLAGAWLFTNEQFLSKQEVLSYGKIRASYGLTGNDKIGDYKYLDSWKATSYNYTDSASLYPTILYNPNLHWEKNIKTEVAMELGFLKDKLLTTVALYRNISSDPLVGYPLPYATGFSSITANLNGVLIENRGIEISINTTNVQTKTFSWSSYLNVTIPQNRLVKYPNLATSTYANQYKLGESLNLIYGSVYKGLDSNGLYSIKDVNKDGLGNASDYAVHGKTDQRLYGGLSNTVSYKGFQLDFLFQFVKQTGMNFRSNGLYNPPGTMYNQPKLLLDRWQKPGDQSANQKYTLSAGSITGTSGYYAMMFSDYRYSDASYIRLKNVSLAYTIPQEVLKRLRMVSCRVYVQAQNLLTMTGYQGGDPETQNYLYMPPLRTIVGGIQLNL; this is encoded by the coding sequence ATGCAATTCGTTGCTTATTACGAAGCCCTGTGTGAACCAGGGCCCTGGACCAAAATCTTTCGCACCATGCGATTCATCGCCTACTTAATGTTCGTATGCTGCCTGCATGTCAGCGCCAAAAGCGTTTCTCAGTCCATCACCTTCTCCGGCCGCAATGTGCCTATGAAAACTGTACTGGACGCTATCGAAAAGCAAACCGGGTACGTCTGTTTCTCTAACGGCAGTGTACTCGCCCACGCAAAACCAGTGAATGTAGATGCTACACATCTCGACCTTTCCGTATTCCTGGACCTGGTGCTCCATGACCAACCACTGGAATATACGATTGAAAGCAAAACGATCATCATCAGGAAGAAAACCACCCTTCCCTACGTCCTCCCTGTCATGGATGCACAACCCCTCACCATCAAGGTCACGGGTATCATCACAGATGATAAAGGCGTGGCCCTCCCCGGTGTATCAGTAAGAGTTAAAAACAGCAAAGACGGCACTGTGACAGATGCTCATGGTGTATACTCCCTGGAAAATGTGGATGAAAATGCACTACTTGTTTTTACCTTCATCGGTTACACAACGCAGGAAATTCCGGTAAGAGGAAAACGTATTATCTCCATCAGTCTCACCCGCGCGTTGAACAAACTGGATGAGACGGTCGTGCAGGCATATGGCGCTACTTCCAAACGCTACAACACGGGCAATATCGACAAGGTCTCCGCCGAAGAACTCATGCTGCAGCCCGTCGAAAACCCGCTGGCAGCATTGGAAGGCAGGGTACCCGGTATGATCGTCACACAAAGTTCCGGTATACCTGGTTCTACTTTCAAAGTGGAAATCAGGGGTCGCATGGCATTTGACAAAAACCTCTCTGACGACCAACCCCTCTTTATTGTGGATGGCGTACCCATGGCGGCCAATAATAGCAAGATCAATAAACTCACTTCTGCTGCAGGTGTACTGCTGAACTCTGGTATCAGCCCTTTCAACAGTATCAATATGAACGATATCGCCAGCATTGAAGTACTGAAAGATGCTGATGCGACCGCTATTTATGGTAGTCGTGGTGCGAATGGCGTAATATTGATCACCACCAAAAGAGGAAAACCGGGCAAAACCAGACTGAACGTAAGTCTGAGTCATGGCATCAGTAAAGTAACCCGCACTGTACCCATGATGAATACACAGGAGTACCTGCAAATGCGTCGTGAGGCATTCACCAACTCCAACACCACTATGACGGCTGCCAATGCCTATGACCTGCTCGCTTATGATACCACCCGATATACTGACCTGACTAAACTCTTCATTGGCAATACCGCTACTACAACAGATGCACAGGCTTCTATAACGGGTGGTACCGTCAATACACAATACATACTTGGCACCGGGTATCATTACCAGACGACCGTATACCCCGGCGACAGCCATGAACAAAGAGGTTCTATGCACATTGGCATTACCAGCAAATCTGATGATAAACGGTTCAACCTGAACTTTAGTGGCGGTTACTCTGTAGACCAGAATAATATTCCTGCCACTGATATCTCTTCTGTAATGCAGTTACCGCCCAACTTCCAGATCTATGATTCACTGGGAAATTATGCATGGAATGAAGGAGGGATCACTGCAAAAGATAATCCGCTGGCTTTGTACCTGAACCAAAATTACCGCATCACGACCAGCAACCTGCAAGGGAATTTATTGTTAGGCTATAGAATCCTGCCTAACTTAGAACTCCGTACCAGCCTGGGTTATAACAGCACCATTGCCGATGAGCAAAAGAAAATGCCGCGTGCTGCACAGAACCCATCCAAAGGTTCGGCTACCGGCTCATTACAGTTAGGCAATAATCAGTTTAAGAGCTGGATTGTAGAACCACAGATTGAATACAACACGCATATCTCCAAAGGGAAACTTACTTTATTGGGCGGCGCCACCTTCAATGCGATCAGGAATAATAGTTTAATGATTATTGCGACTGGCTATACCAGCGATGAGTTATTAGGCACACTGGCAGCAGCAGGTACCAACAGCATTTCCACTACCAATAGTAATAACGACTATCGCTACCAGGCCTTCTTTGCCAGGGCCAATTACAATTATGGCAACAGGTACCTGGTCAACATTACAGGTAGAAGAGATGGTTCCAGCCGTTTTGGTCCACAATATCGCTTTTCGAATTTTGGATCATTGGCAGGTGCGTGGTTATTTACCAATGAACAATTTCTTTCTAAACAGGAAGTGCTGAGTTATGGTAAGATCAGGGCTAGTTATGGATTGACGGGCAATGATAAAATTGGTGATTATAAATACCTGGATAGCTGGAAAGCAACGAGCTATAACTATACTGATTCGGCATCCCTCTACCCTACTATCCTGTATAATCCCAATCTCCACTGGGAAAAGAATATCAAGACAGAAGTGGCGATGGAACTGGGTTTCCTGAAGGATAAGCTGCTCACTACAGTGGCGCTGTACCGCAATATATCTTCCGATCCGCTGGTGGGGTATCCCTTACCGTATGCAACAGGGTTCTCCTCCATTACGGCAAACCTGAATGGAGTATTGATTGAAAACAGAGGCATTGAGATCTCTATCAATACTACGAATGTTCAAACAAAAACATTTAGCTGGAGTAGTTATCTGAATGTGACGATTCCACAGAACCGGCTTGTTAAATATCCGAATCTGGCTACCTCTACTTATGCAAATCAGTATAAGCTGGGCGAGTCATTGAATCTGATTTATGGCAGTGTTTATAAGGGTCTTGATTCCAATGGTTTGTATAGCATCAAAGATGTAAATAAAGATGGATTGGGAAATGCCAGTGATTATGCAGTACATGGAAAAACGGATCAACGGTTGTATGGTGGCTTGTCTAATACGGTTTCGTACAAAGGATTTCAGCTGGATTTCCTGTTTCAGTTTGTAAAACAGACAGGCATGAATTTCAGGTCGAATGGATTGTATAATCCTCCCGGTACGATGTACAACCAGCCTAAGTTATTGCTGGATCGCTGGCAGAAACCCGGCGATCAGAGTGCGAATCAGAAATATACCTTATCAGCAGGATCAATTACGGGAACGAGTGGCTATTATGCAATGATGTTCTCTGATTACAGGTATAGTGACGCTTCTTATATCCGGTTGAAGAATGTGTCGCTGGCATATACCATTCCGCAGGAGGTGCTCAAAAGGCTACGTATGGTTTCCTGCAGGGTATATGTGCAGGCGCAGAATCTGCTGACGATGACTGGTTACCAGGGAGGCGATCCGGAAACACAGAATTATTTGTATATGCCACCACTGAGAACGATTGTGGGAGGAATTCAATTGAATCTCTGA
- a CDS encoding RagB/SusD family nutrient uptake outer membrane protein, which produces MFRRYIFLITLTLAGCTKFVEVAEPIDQIPSNVVFDDDTKAAAAVRGLYSVMISALYAPFGGSLSVCAGLASDELITTSTLVDFTDFQNNAISTSNAKSGSGLWGNLYTTIYQANAVLQGLENSPNVTPAAKLWIGGEAHFCRALYYFYLVNLYGPVPMPLTTDYTTNTYLPRTSIDSVYNLIISDLQTAQSNLDNNYTAPGNRVRPNKWAATALLARVYLYRQQWQAAIEQSTAVINSGYYALEPLNNVFLNAGKENILQLVSPGTNLYTWDAYVFVNLKAHLASNLLLNSFEEGDNRKTSWLTKVTISNTTYYAPYKYKVSVGTGTAKTENTTLLRLGEQYLIRAEAYANAGDIASARADLDSIRNRAGLPLMTESITQQALLDTILHERRIELFSELGHRWLDVKRSGKADAIFGAVKSGWTSTDILFPLPMTDIQRDPNLTQNEGYN; this is translated from the coding sequence ATGTTCCGTCGATATATATTTTTAATCACCCTTACACTCGCAGGTTGTACCAAATTCGTAGAAGTAGCGGAGCCAATAGACCAGATCCCATCCAATGTCGTATTTGACGACGACACCAAAGCTGCCGCTGCGGTAAGAGGCTTATACAGTGTAATGATTTCCGCCTTATATGCTCCATTTGGCGGGAGCCTGAGCGTATGCGCGGGCCTTGCCTCTGACGAACTCATTACCACGTCGACCCTGGTAGATTTTACAGACTTCCAGAATAATGCCATCAGCACTTCCAATGCTAAAAGCGGTTCCGGCCTGTGGGGGAATTTATACACCACCATTTACCAGGCAAATGCCGTTCTGCAGGGATTGGAGAATTCTCCCAATGTAACCCCTGCAGCGAAGTTATGGATTGGCGGCGAAGCACACTTTTGCCGTGCATTGTATTATTTCTATTTAGTGAATCTGTATGGACCTGTGCCCATGCCACTGACCACTGATTATACCACGAATACTTACCTGCCCCGCACTTCTATAGATTCTGTTTATAATTTAATCATTTCCGATTTACAAACAGCACAAAGTAATCTGGATAATAACTACACTGCCCCTGGCAATAGAGTAAGACCGAATAAATGGGCGGCCACTGCATTACTGGCAAGAGTTTATTTGTACCGCCAGCAATGGCAGGCAGCGATTGAACAATCTACTGCCGTGATCAACTCCGGGTATTATGCATTAGAGCCACTGAACAATGTATTTCTCAATGCTGGCAAGGAGAATATTTTACAACTCGTCTCCCCGGGTACCAACCTGTATACATGGGATGCTTATGTATTTGTGAACCTGAAAGCACATCTCGCCTCTAACCTGCTCCTGAATAGTTTCGAAGAAGGTGATAACAGGAAAACAAGCTGGCTCACGAAAGTGACGATTAGTAATACCACCTACTACGCACCTTATAAGTACAAAGTATCTGTTGGTACCGGTACTGCAAAAACAGAGAATACCACGCTATTAAGATTAGGTGAACAATACCTGATCCGTGCCGAAGCTTATGCCAATGCAGGAGATATCGCATCTGCCAGGGCTGATTTGGATTCGATCAGGAACAGGGCTGGCCTGCCGCTCATGACGGAAAGCATTACCCAACAGGCATTATTAGACACTATTCTGCACGAAAGAAGGATTGAATTATTCTCTGAACTGGGCCACAGATGGCTGGATGTAAAAAGAAGCGGAAAAGCAGATGCCATATTCGGTGCCGTGAAATCAGGCTGGACATCGACTGATATTTTATTTCCTCTTCCAATGACTGACATACAACGTGATCCGAATTTAACTCAAAACGAAGGTTATAATTAA
- a CDS encoding TlpA disulfide reductase family protein, translating into MRLLFTLLLLPAFVFAQKGDYKVEGKMSNWKGTDSLAYSVDSKRDTIVVHDGKFSLRFKLEQPALMYIRKLDFTNEKQTPDVIKIYAEKGTVRITGTDSLKYAKIKGGPVNTVYEERSNVIIPLNKHLMEVRAAIEKYPKGPQRDSFAKTVTGDFVATQDSIANYLLNFVKAHPHSFIALQTISDMAGPAVDYNKYHPLFEGIDEWLRKTPLGITFGERLTIARNLAPGAKAPAFTSMDLKGDSLALYTVLKQGKVTLVDFWASWCGPCRAENPNVVKAYQAYHEKGFNILSVSLDSNHEKWEAAIEKDGMPWYHVSSLKGWEEPVAVLYDIHAVPDNLLLDSHGKVIARGLRGAKLAEKLAELLK; encoded by the coding sequence ATGCGATTATTATTCACATTATTACTCCTGCCTGCATTTGTATTTGCGCAAAAAGGCGATTACAAAGTAGAAGGTAAAATGTCTAACTGGAAAGGAACTGATTCCCTCGCCTATTCTGTTGACAGCAAGCGGGATACCATTGTGGTGCACGATGGTAAATTCTCCCTCAGATTCAAACTGGAACAGCCAGCATTGATGTACATCCGGAAACTCGATTTCACAAATGAAAAACAAACACCGGATGTTATCAAAATATATGCAGAGAAAGGTACGGTCAGGATCACTGGTACTGATTCATTAAAGTATGCAAAGATAAAAGGTGGACCAGTGAATACGGTGTATGAAGAGCGGTCTAATGTGATCATTCCCTTGAACAAGCATTTAATGGAGGTACGCGCAGCGATTGAAAAATATCCGAAAGGACCACAGCGTGATTCATTTGCAAAAACAGTAACGGGTGATTTTGTGGCTACGCAGGATTCTATCGCAAATTATTTATTGAATTTTGTAAAAGCACATCCACATTCATTTATTGCATTGCAAACGATCAGTGACATGGCTGGTCCCGCAGTAGATTACAACAAATACCATCCGTTATTTGAAGGCATTGATGAGTGGTTGCGTAAAACACCTTTAGGTATTACCTTCGGCGAAAGACTCACCATTGCCCGTAACCTGGCTCCTGGCGCCAAAGCACCGGCGTTTACTTCTATGGATTTAAAAGGGGATAGTCTGGCGCTGTATACCGTGTTAAAACAGGGGAAGGTGACGTTGGTAGATTTCTGGGCGAGTTGGTGTGGGCCTTGCAGAGCAGAGAATCCGAATGTGGTGAAGGCGTATCAGGCATATCATGAAAAAGGGTTTAATATCCTGAGTGTATCGCTGGATAGCAACCATGAAAAGTGGGAGGCCGCGATAGAAAAAGATGGTATGCCATGGTATCATGTAAGTAGTTTGAAAGGCTGGGAAGAGCCAGTAGCAGTGTTGTATGATATTCATGCCGTACCGGATAATTTGTTGCTGGATAGCCATGGAAAGGTGATAGCGAGAGGGTTGAGAGGAGCCAAACTGGCAGAGAAGCTGGCGGAGTTGTTAAAATAA
- a CDS encoding PAS domain-containing sensor histidine kinase produces the protein MISKIGFDVLFNNATIGIIVTDEKGRIILANPFLLNQFGYKEDEVLGQLIELLVPTRFQHKHVQHRDGFNKHPRNRPMGVGLELFARRKDGNEFPVEVSLGNYVTDGGHFVVAFVSDISARKASEQALINLNSELEAKVDERTKALSEMLEKEKGLNELKSRFVTMASHEFRTPLSTILSSIFLIAKYETTEEQPKRYKHIERIKSAVNMLTDILNDFLSVGKIEEGAIQVRYSEFDIRAHIENIISELFGLLRPGQEIEYDHIGKTILTLDPVLIKHIIINLLSNAIKFSPTGKPVELRTTYVGDELELSVKDHGVGISKEDQQHLFERFFRGENVSNIQGTGLGLHIVAKYTELMNGKIECISELDQGTEFRITLRPHN, from the coding sequence ATGATTAGTAAAATAGGCTTCGACGTATTATTCAATAATGCCACCATTGGTATTATTGTAACAGATGAAAAGGGTAGGATTATACTTGCAAATCCTTTCCTGCTCAACCAATTTGGCTATAAAGAAGATGAGGTGCTGGGCCAGCTCATAGAGCTTCTTGTGCCTACCCGTTTTCAGCACAAACATGTTCAGCACAGGGATGGTTTCAATAAGCATCCCCGGAATCGTCCGATGGGTGTTGGTCTGGAACTTTTTGCCCGCCGTAAGGATGGGAATGAGTTTCCAGTGGAAGTGAGTCTTGGTAACTATGTTACCGATGGCGGCCACTTTGTGGTCGCTTTTGTAAGTGATATTTCTGCCCGCAAGGCTTCAGAGCAGGCACTCATTAACCTCAATTCAGAGTTGGAGGCCAAGGTAGATGAACGTACCAAGGCGCTTAGTGAGATGTTGGAAAAGGAGAAGGGGCTGAATGAATTGAAGTCGCGGTTCGTAACAATGGCGTCGCATGAATTCAGAACACCGCTGAGTACGATCCTGTCATCGATCTTCCTGATAGCCAAGTATGAAACCACGGAGGAACAGCCCAAGCGGTATAAGCACATAGAGCGGATCAAATCGGCCGTGAATATGTTGACGGATATTCTGAACGATTTCCTCTCGGTTGGGAAGATAGAAGAAGGAGCGATTCAGGTACGGTATTCGGAATTTGATATCAGGGCGCACATAGAGAATATTATCAGCGAACTCTTTGGACTGCTTAGACCAGGGCAGGAAATAGAATATGATCATATAGGGAAGACGATACTGACGCTTGACCCGGTTTTAATTAAGCATATTATTATCAATTTATTGTCTAATGCTATAAAGTTCTCGCCAACCGGGAAGCCGGTGGAGTTGAGGACTACGTATGTGGGGGATGAATTGGAGCTGTCTGTGAAAGATCATGGGGTGGGGATTTCGAAGGAGGATCAGCAACATTTATTTGAAAGGTTTTTTAGAGGGGAGAATGTGTCGAATATACAGGGGACTGGGTTGGGATTACATATAGTGGCGAAGTATACAGAGTTGATGAATGGGAAGATTGAGTGTATTAGTGAGTTGGATCAAGGGACGGAGTTCCGGATTACGTTGAGGCCCCATAATTAA
- a CDS encoding DUF1328 family protein codes for MLRWTVTFLIIALVAALFGFGGIAASAAGIAKIIFFIFLILLVISLVMGRRSRI; via the coding sequence ATGTTACGCTGGACAGTCACATTCTTAATTATCGCTTTAGTCGCTGCTTTGTTTGGTTTTGGTGGTATCGCAGCCAGTGCAGCAGGCATTGCAAAGATCATCTTCTTCATCTTCCTGATCCTGCTGGTTATTTCTCTGGTTATGGGCAGAAGAAGCCGCATATAA
- a CDS encoding pirin family protein encodes MAKTILHTATTRGHAAHGWLDSHHTFSFAGYYNPDRMRFGALRVLNDDIVAGGRGFDTHPHDNMEIISIPLEGDLEHKDNLGNKIIIKQGDIQVMSTGTGVFHSEYNANADRPAKFLQIWVFPNQLNVTPRYDQITPDLTQKNQLHQILSPDPDDAGTWIYQAAWFNIGRFDKDFSTNYHIQQPGNGVYAFVIKGRFNINGQELDARDGFGIWDTDSFSLTALESDAEILLMDVPLKP; translated from the coding sequence ATGGCAAAAACAATTCTTCATACAGCAACTACCAGAGGACATGCCGCACATGGCTGGCTCGATAGTCATCATACATTTAGTTTTGCAGGTTATTACAATCCTGACAGAATGCGGTTCGGCGCCCTTAGGGTATTGAACGACGATATCGTAGCCGGTGGGCGTGGTTTTGACACCCACCCACACGACAATATGGAAATCATCAGCATTCCCCTCGAAGGCGATCTGGAGCACAAGGATAACCTGGGTAACAAAATCATCATCAAACAGGGTGACATACAGGTCATGAGCACCGGCACCGGGGTATTCCACAGTGAATACAACGCTAACGCCGACCGGCCGGCCAAGTTTCTTCAGATCTGGGTATTTCCAAACCAGCTGAATGTGACACCAAGGTATGACCAGATCACACCCGACCTGACACAAAAGAACCAGTTGCACCAGATCCTGAGCCCTGATCCTGACGATGCAGGTACCTGGATTTACCAGGCTGCATGGTTCAACATAGGTCGCTTCGATAAGGACTTTTCTACCAACTATCATATTCAGCAACCAGGCAATGGCGTATATGCATTTGTGATTAAAGGCCGCTTCAACATAAACGGACAGGAACTGGATGCGAGAGATGGCTTTGGTATATGGGATACAGACAGTTTTTCGTTGACAGCTTTAGAAAGTGATGCGGAAATATTGCTGATGGATGTACCTTTAAAACCGTAA
- a CDS encoding nitroreductase family protein, translated as MPSSVKIAQTSHKVLDLIKERWSPRSYSGTPVTEEEILTILEGASWAPSANNSQPWRYVYALAGTPGFDKLYSALMPGNQPWAKNAAALVLSIGIKELPDLEQKNHYYAHDTGMSNAFLLLQADSMGINGHVMAGFHKQQIAESLELPATEEPLVIISLGRRDDAEKLEEPYKSRELAPRTRKPLSEFTKLV; from the coding sequence ATGCCATCATCAGTTAAGATCGCACAGACATCACACAAGGTATTGGATTTAATCAAAGAACGCTGGAGCCCCCGCTCCTACTCTGGTACGCCAGTGACAGAAGAAGAAATACTGACGATCCTGGAAGGTGCCAGCTGGGCGCCAAGTGCGAACAATTCACAACCATGGCGCTACGTATACGCATTAGCAGGTACTCCGGGTTTTGACAAACTGTATTCTGCACTGATGCCAGGCAACCAGCCATGGGCAAAGAATGCAGCTGCACTGGTACTGAGTATAGGTATCAAGGAACTGCCTGACCTGGAACAGAAGAATCACTACTATGCACACGATACAGGTATGAGCAACGCGTTCCTGCTGTTACAGGCAGATAGCATGGGCATCAATGGTCACGTGATGGCAGGTTTCCACAAACAGCAAATTGCTGAATCACTGGAACTGCCGGCGACTGAAGAACCACTGGTGATCATCAGCCTGGGTCGCAGAGACGATGCGGAGAAACTGGAAGAACCTTACAAATCAAGAGAGCTGGCACCAAGAACACGTAAGCCACTGTCTGAATTTACCAAACTGGTTTAA
- a CDS encoding pirin family protein — protein sequence MKKDITHILAGRSKNITATQTVLQPLPHADFRFASPFIVLHHGGPDVIPKGSDSRIHPHPHRGFSPVTFQLQGQAHHKDNFGNDQLLNAGDAQWMFAGKGILHSEGPSEQEHRNGGVEEILQLWVNVPAANKWDDPKYQFAPKSAMPVVLDYLRLVSGSFDGQTGPVNISYTPVISAVGEVPAGKTLTFNVVANYWTLVYIAHGSVKVNEVTEVAEHHLIVFDKTGDEFTITTTEDTQLLFLSGQVIDEPVAAKDNFVMNTMADVDQAIEDYKNGLFGTLNY from the coding sequence ATGAAAAAGGACATTACCCATATCCTGGCTGGCAGGAGCAAAAACATCACTGCTACGCAGACGGTGTTACAACCCCTGCCACATGCGGATTTCCGGTTTGCAAGCCCCTTTATCGTATTGCACCATGGCGGTCCTGATGTGATTCCAAAAGGATCTGACAGCCGTATTCATCCGCATCCACACAGAGGTTTTTCACCTGTTACTTTTCAGCTACAGGGACAGGCCCACCATAAAGATAATTTTGGCAATGATCAGTTGCTGAATGCAGGAGATGCCCAGTGGATGTTTGCGGGGAAAGGGATTCTCCATAGCGAAGGCCCTTCAGAACAGGAACACCGCAATGGTGGTGTGGAGGAAATTTTGCAGTTATGGGTGAATGTGCCTGCAGCAAATAAGTGGGATGATCCTAAATACCAGTTTGCCCCTAAATCAGCAATGCCAGTTGTATTGGATTATCTGAGATTGGTGAGTGGTAGTTTTGATGGTCAGACCGGTCCGGTAAACATTTCTTATACACCTGTGATATCCGCTGTGGGTGAGGTTCCAGCTGGAAAGACTTTAACATTTAATGTAGTCGCAAATTACTGGACGCTGGTATATATCGCCCATGGTAGTGTGAAAGTGAACGAGGTGACTGAAGTAGCAGAACATCATTTAATTGTATTCGATAAAACAGGTGATGAATTTACCATCACCACTACGGAAGATACGCAACTGCTCTTCCTTTCCGGTCAAGTCATTGACGAGCCGGTAGCAGCAAAAGATAACTTTGTAATGAACACAATGGCAGATGTAGACCAGGCCATTGAAGATTATAAGAATGGTTTATTCGGCACCCTGAACTACTAG
- a CDS encoding ring-cleaving dioxygenase encodes MEDRILGLHHITAIADNAKRNLDFYTNILGVRFVKKTVNFDDPGTYHFYFGNETGTPGTILTFFPWEGIGKGTTGTGMATEIGYTVPEGSLEFWAARFKEKGVKHGEIAERFGELYLPLEDPDGLKLNLIVPKNVDDRKAWETADVKAAHATKGFHNVTLNLRSIGPTATVLTEILGYQPQGVEGNRHRFVTDAIGNANIVDLIESPKEAAGRNAAGTNHHVAFRVENDEILMKFREKVMKKGLNITPKIDRDYFFSLYFREPGGVLFELATDNPGFTVDEPLAELGQDLKLPAQYRAMRDEIEKVLPVLK; translated from the coding sequence ATGGAAGATAGAATCTTAGGATTGCACCACATTACTGCAATCGCGGACAACGCTAAGCGGAATCTTGACTTTTATACCAATATACTGGGAGTTCGGTTTGTAAAGAAGACCGTGAACTTCGACGATCCGGGTACTTACCATTTCTATTTTGGTAATGAAACAGGTACACCCGGCACTATTCTTACTTTCTTCCCATGGGAAGGCATTGGCAAAGGTACTACCGGCACCGGTATGGCTACCGAAATCGGGTATACAGTACCTGAAGGCAGTCTTGAATTCTGGGCGGCACGCTTTAAAGAAAAAGGTGTGAAGCATGGTGAAATAGCAGAACGATTTGGAGAATTGTACCTTCCACTGGAAGATCCGGATGGACTGAAACTGAACCTGATCGTACCTAAGAATGTGGACGATCGTAAAGCATGGGAAACTGCGGATGTAAAGGCGGCACATGCAACAAAAGGTTTTCACAATGTAACTTTAAATTTACGTAGCATTGGCCCCACAGCAACTGTGTTGACTGAGATTTTAGGTTATCAGCCACAGGGTGTGGAAGGCAACAGGCATCGTTTTGTAACGGATGCAATTGGTAATGCGAATATTGTAGATCTTATTGAATCTCCAAAAGAAGCGGCAGGTAGAAATGCAGCCGGTACCAATCACCACGTGGCTTTCCGTGTGGAGAATGATGAGATCCTGATGAAATTCCGTGAGAAAGTAATGAAGAAGGGATTGAACATTACGCCGAAGATTGACAGGGATTATTTCTTCTCTCTTTACTTCAGAGAACCAGGTGGTGTGTTGTTTGAATTGGCGACAGATAATCCAGGTTTTACTGTGGATGAGCCGCTGGCAGAACTGGGACAGGATTTGAAGCTGCCTGCCCAGTACAGGGCCATGAGAGATGAAATTGAGAAAGTATTACCTGTTTTGAAATAA
- a CDS encoding GNAT family N-acetyltransferase, which translates to MEEVVIRLNQKNHGAFYLMLDNEQVGEMMIGIDGEVLTAFHTEIHHTQEGKGLAKHLLDAMVAYAREHKLKVRPLCMYVLAQFKRHPEEYADIWLQQ; encoded by the coding sequence ATGGAAGAAGTTGTAATCAGGCTTAACCAGAAAAATCATGGTGCTTTTTACCTGATGCTGGATAACGAACAGGTAGGTGAAATGATGATTGGGATAGATGGAGAAGTGCTTACTGCCTTTCACACTGAAATACATCATACACAGGAAGGTAAAGGACTGGCCAAACACCTGCTGGATGCGATGGTAGCTTATGCCAGGGAGCATAAACTGAAGGTAAGACCTTTGTGTATGTATGTACTGGCACAGTTTAAAAGACATCCGGAAGAATATGCAGATATCTGGTTGCAGCAATAA